The following is a genomic window from Methanophagales archaeon.
CTCAACCCTTTATCATGGATTCGATAAGTGAGCGGAGCACCAACTCTCGCTCTCTTGGACATCTGTTCTGAGTCAAAGGCACGCCACTCAGGTCCAAGGTCCACGATATTCTCAGCAATCACCAGTCCACAGTCAGCACAAAATATTTCCGCCTTACCATAATCACGAACCAGACACTTAGAGCCACATTCAGGACACTCCTTGACTTCCTCCCGCTTCTCCTGTTTTTTATCCTTTCCCCCTCCTTTCTCCCTTTCCGGGACTACCATCTCAATATCAGTTAATCGTGGGTATATAAATATGATTTTACTTATAGCATAACCGCTCAAACGTTTTCCATGACTGCCTCACACAATCAGGGATATTATCCTTCTGTTCCTTCAGCAGCCGATTCAAAAACTGGATGGTCCTGGGATCTGCAGGATAGCCACTACCTATCTCTGCTCCTATTTCAGTGGCAAGTTCTCTAATTGACCTATCGCGGTGCACTTTTGCCACTATTGACGCCGCGCTGACCACCGGATAGTTTTCATCTGCTTTGAACTCCGAGATTATCTCGATGTCACGCTCACGTATGTTGCACTTCTTGCGGAGGTTGGAAGCGAAACGTTCTGGATTGACATCAGCCGCATCAACGTAGACCCTATCGGGATGAAGAAGTTCAATGATACGGGCGAAGAGGTCAACAGTGATTTCGTTCATACTCTGGCTCTTCCTCCTTTCGTCTATCTCCTTCGCGGTGAGTTCCATGACCTGAACCTCAGTAGCATTCTCGATGAGCTTTGCAAGCTGTTCTCGCCTCTTAGAGCTAAGTTTCTTCGAATCTCTCACTCCCAGTACGCCCAGCCCTT
Proteins encoded in this region:
- the rnhB gene encoding ribonuclease HII — translated: MSAMLREIGIDEAGRGPVIGSLFVAGVLNFEGLGVLGVRDSKKLSSKRREQLAKLIENATEVQVMELTAKEIDERRKSQSMNEITVDLFARIIELLHPDRVYVDAADVNPERFASNLRKKCNIRERDIEIISEFKADENYPVVSAASIVAKVHRDRSIRELATEIGAEIGSGYPADPRTIQFLNRLLKEQKDNIPDCVRQSWKTFERLCYK